In one Oscillospiraceae bacterium genomic region, the following are encoded:
- a CDS encoding iron ABC transporter ATP-binding protein, whose protein sequence is MYFETQDLSVGYHGTPLIEGIDIGIWQGGILCLIGPNGSGKSTILRSITRHLAKLGGVVRVGGGDLDQMNGRELARRMSVVLTDRVDPELMTCWEVAAAGRYPYTNHFGRLSPEDEAVVRDCLERVNALELRDQRFTELSDGQKQRVLLARALCQQPEVIVLDEPTSYLDIRHKIELLGILREMTASRRLSVVLSLHEVDLATKLADVVVLVKDNAVFRCGAPEDVLDDETIRALYDIHDGTFHLLLGSVELCGAPGEPGVFVVPGAGRGSPCFRALQKRGVAFSTGILQPCDVDRTVASTLAARVFEAESFAPPTPAVLAAAAQAACSAACVVDSGAPLGPYNRENLELLSRAAGAGVPVLTLRPEGPPEVAGVRRFPTVRALVDEAARLSMGRRAAAGAGV, encoded by the coding sequence ATGTATTTTGAAACCCAAGACCTGTCCGTGGGCTATCACGGAACGCCCCTGATCGAGGGCATCGACATCGGCATCTGGCAGGGGGGCATCCTGTGCCTGATCGGCCCCAACGGATCGGGCAAATCCACCATCCTGCGCAGCATCACCCGCCATCTGGCCAAGCTGGGGGGCGTGGTGCGCGTGGGCGGCGGGGATCTGGACCAGATGAACGGCAGGGAGCTGGCCCGGCGCATGTCCGTGGTGCTCACCGACCGGGTGGACCCGGAGCTGATGACCTGCTGGGAGGTGGCCGCCGCGGGGCGCTACCCCTACACCAACCACTTCGGCAGGCTCTCCCCCGAGGATGAGGCGGTGGTGCGGGACTGCCTGGAGCGGGTCAACGCCCTGGAGCTGCGGGACCAGCGCTTCACCGAGCTCAGCGACGGCCAGAAGCAGCGGGTGCTGCTGGCCCGGGCGCTGTGCCAGCAGCCGGAGGTCATCGTCCTGGACGAGCCCACCAGCTATCTGGACATCCGCCACAAGATTGAGCTGCTGGGCATCCTCAGGGAGATGACCGCAAGCCGGAGGCTGTCGGTGGTGCTCTCCCTCCACGAGGTGGATTTGGCCACCAAGCTGGCCGACGTGGTGGTCCTTGTGAAGGACAACGCCGTCTTCCGCTGCGGCGCGCCGGAGGACGTGCTGGACGACGAAACCATCCGCGCCCTCTATGACATCCATGACGGTACCTTTCATCTGCTGCTGGGAAGCGTGGAGCTGTGCGGGGCGCCGGGGGAGCCGGGCGTCTTCGTGGTGCCCGGGGCGGGGCGGGGATCGCCCTGCTTCCGGGCGCTCCAGAAGCGGGGGGTCGCCTTCTCCACCGGGATCCTCCAGCCCTGCGACGTGGACCGCACAGTGGCCTCCACCCTGGCCGCCCGGGTGTTCGAGGCGGAGAGCTTCGCGCCGCCCACGCCCGCCGTCCTGGCCGCGGCGGCGCAGGCCGCCTGCTCCGCCGCCTGTGTGGTGGACAGCGGGGCCCCGCTGGGCCCCTATAACCGGGAGAACCTGGAGCTGCTCTCCCGGGCGGCCGGGGCGGGCGTGCCCGTGCTCACCCTGCGCCCCGAGGGCCCCCCGGAGGTGGCGGGGGTGCGGCGCTTTCCCACCGTCCGGGCCCTGGTGGACGAGGCGGCCAGGCTCAGTATGGGCCGGAGGGCTGCCGCGGGGGCCGGGGTCTGA
- a CDS encoding iron ABC transporter permease, whose amino-acid sequence MKRNTRIATGFAVLSVLLAVMFYWNVNTGSVHLSLERIWTLLRWGNDGSLEGNILWKIRLSRMLGAALMGGGLSIAGFLLQTFFKNPIAGPFVLGISSGSRLFVGFFMLAAAPVVLGDFSPYTIFLAAFVGALLSMALVLAVSGRVQNLAMLLVIGMMIGYICDAGTNFMITFAENNQLRNFTIWSMGSFSGMTWATLGAAALITAPTVLLVFLLSKPLGAYLLGENYAKSMGVNVKGFRIALIVLSSVLAACVTAFAGPISFVGIAVPHITRLLFKTSRPMVLIPATFLTGSVFCLLCDLIARTAFAPTELTISTVTSVLGAPIVIWLMIKRRRVG is encoded by the coding sequence ATGAAACGAAATACCCGCATCGCCACGGGCTTTGCCGTGCTGAGCGTCCTGCTGGCGGTCATGTTTTACTGGAATGTCAACACCGGCTCGGTCCACCTGAGCCTGGAGCGGATCTGGACGCTGCTGCGCTGGGGCAACGACGGCTCCCTGGAGGGGAACATCCTGTGGAAGATCCGCCTGTCCCGGATGCTGGGGGCGGCCCTGATGGGCGGGGGGCTGTCCATCGCCGGCTTCCTGCTCCAGACCTTCTTTAAAAACCCCATCGCCGGCCCCTTCGTGCTGGGCATCTCCTCCGGCTCCCGGCTGTTCGTGGGCTTCTTCATGCTGGCCGCCGCGCCGGTGGTGCTGGGGGACTTCTCCCCCTACACCATCTTCCTGGCCGCCTTCGTGGGGGCGCTGCTGTCCATGGCGCTGGTACTGGCGGTGTCGGGCCGGGTGCAGAACCTGGCCATGCTGCTGGTCATCGGCATGATGATCGGCTATATCTGCGACGCGGGGACCAATTTTATGATCACCTTCGCCGAGAACAACCAGCTGCGCAACTTCACCATCTGGTCCATGGGCAGCTTTTCCGGCATGACCTGGGCCACGCTGGGGGCCGCCGCCCTGATCACCGCGCCCACGGTGCTGCTGGTGTTCCTGCTGTCCAAGCCCCTGGGGGCCTACCTGCTGGGGGAGAACTACGCCAAGAGCATGGGCGTCAACGTAAAGGGCTTCCGCATCGCCCTGATCGTGCTCTCCAGCGTCCTGGCGGCCTGCGTCACCGCCTTCGCCGGGCCCATCTCCTTTGTGGGCATCGCGGTGCCCCACATCACAAGGCTGCTCTTCAAGACCTCCCGGCCCATGGTGCTCATTCCGGCCACCTTCCTCACCGGCAGCGTGTTCTGCCTGCTGTGCGACCTTATCGCCCGCACCGCCTTCGCCCCCACGGAGCTGACCATCAGCACCGTCACCTCGGTGCTGGGGGCCCCCATCGTCATCTGGCTGATGATCAAACGCAGGAGGGTCGGCTGA
- a CDS encoding radical SAM/SPASM domain-containing protein — MSAALDLLVLRLTDRCNLRCSYCYAEGGAQGADLPPELALSAVERFCAPGEALRVQFTGGEPLLRWDTALKVLAFGAATGRALQASIQTNATLLTPEICGQLKRYRVSVGVSLDGVGEDDGERLRPDGAGSFRETAAGLRTLAEAGLGANLTAVVTARSVSGLARLPDFALWCGNVHGIGLDLLREQGRAAGRGLAPGPEALETGLRALLARHDLLERLGRPVRLKELERLRLMLRTGKRRACYCHAQTGRSLAVAPDGSLWPCSALVGAAGCRLGTLEEGAPPVPCPGLAPSQACAACPAFGLCGGGCPAGGRAAGPGSDHCLMHRIFCEHALGGSAGPAGDALTPLEDTIHAENQEESE; from the coding sequence ATGAGCGCGGCGCTGGATCTGCTGGTGCTGCGCCTCACCGACAGGTGCAACCTGCGCTGCTCCTACTGCTACGCCGAGGGGGGCGCCCAGGGGGCGGATTTGCCCCCGGAGCTGGCCCTTTCGGCGGTGGAGCGCTTCTGCGCCCCCGGCGAGGCGCTGCGCGTCCAGTTTACCGGCGGGGAACCGCTGCTGCGCTGGGACACGGCGCTAAAGGTGCTGGCGTTCGGCGCGGCCACCGGGCGCGCGCTCCAGGCCAGCATTCAGACCAACGCCACCCTGCTCACCCCGGAGATCTGCGGACAGCTGAAGCGGTATCGGGTCTCTGTGGGGGTCAGCCTGGACGGCGTGGGGGAGGACGACGGGGAGCGCCTCCGCCCGGACGGGGCGGGCTCCTTCCGGGAGACGGCGGCCGGCCTGCGCACCCTGGCGGAGGCCGGGCTGGGGGCCAACCTGACCGCCGTGGTGACGGCCCGGAGCGTCTCCGGCCTGGCCCGCCTGCCGGACTTCGCCCTCTGGTGCGGAAACGTCCACGGAATCGGCCTGGATCTGCTCCGGGAGCAGGGCCGGGCGGCGGGCCGGGGGCTGGCGCCCGGGCCGGAGGCGCTGGAGACGGGGCTGAGGGCGCTTCTGGCGCGCCACGACCTGCTGGAGCGCCTGGGGCGTCCCGTCCGCCTCAAGGAGCTGGAGCGCCTGCGCCTGATGCTGCGCACCGGAAAGCGCCGCGCCTGCTACTGCCACGCGCAGACCGGCCGCTCCCTGGCCGTGGCGCCCGACGGGAGCCTGTGGCCCTGCTCCGCCCTGGTGGGCGCGGCGGGGTGCCGTCTCGGCACCCTGGAGGAGGGCGCGCCGCCCGTGCCCTGCCCCGGCCTGGCCCCGTCCCAGGCGTGCGCCGCCTGCCCGGCCTTCGGGCTGTGCGGGGGCGGCTGCCCCGCGGGCGGTCGGGCCGCCGGGCCGGGGTCCGACCACTGCCTGATGCACCGGATATTTTGTGAACACGCCCTGGGCGGGTCCGCCGGGCCCGCGGGGGATGCGCTTACCCCTTTGGAAGATACCATACACGCTGAAAATCAGGAGGAATCAGAATGA
- a CDS encoding cobaltochelatase subunit CobN gives MLRFLFVLMNEHRLWGAPRALERLERRWPGAFDARVYSVREVNADAALEARLLADAEAADMAVVASHGSIQNLFCFTRLWERLEGRRPVYFSSTMGDELSELLPRLGLPPQTYAALDSYYQAGGAEDLAQLMLCAANACFGGDYPLLPPAPPCGQGVYTQQGFLPPEAEEDYRARMGAETRPVIGVLIHEHYARTGNLEHVDALLRAIEARGCVPYAVSDSFAADHDGERGLLYRMERAYRRPDGTAIPAALVAAYGFSITTLSGRAYQAGRPPESVFADWGLPVIQALTTYFSADEYRRDVRGLDLVSLPICVYQPEFDGQLISVPFAVTERAADGRKVCRPLPGRVARVAELACRWAGLARKPMEEKRIAVIFHNMPPRNDTIGSAHGLDTPETVYQVVRALEARGLRTAYSFESGAEIIGRIRAAVTNDGRWLSPEAALARAAATVDAAQYRTWFDRLPPETQAQMEEAWGPAPGTVMAADGRIVIPGILNGSLFVGVQPLRAGPEEAEALYHSTDSTPPHSYLAFYRWVDEAFKADAVLHVGTHGTLEWLPGKEIGLSGGCFGDICIGGMPHLYIYNIDIVGEGMQAKRRSYACVTDHLIPSMDESDTYGALTTLDQAVDEYYHALQARPAQAPELARRIFALAEELELTGDLKTDRAGLEADPAAGVGLIHRWVSRIKTSMTRDGLHIFGRTPEGERFDQLARALVRVPNGAVPALNDSILAAQGWDAEALRAEPERLWPDGRTGRRIQDGAVDTARRIFARLSGAGYDPGRVPEILAQEDFPGDAGPLRTVLDYVCRQVVPRLEHTRDEMALLLAGFDGRFVPPLPGGSPSRGNVHILPTGRNFYAIDPAAVPGRAAWSVGRRLAEQAISAYRAEKGEQWPESVAIVVYSDECMKTHGEDVAEVFALMGVRPVYLGQSSKVVGVQPIPLAELGRPRIDTVLRISGLFRDTFPNVVELVERAVLAVAALDEDPEWNFVKKHTDRERERLVAEGLSENEAADRAALRVFGCPPGTYGAGVSKAVHSRNWESWEDLSRVYALWSCHGYSSRFHGQAMPELFRSRLSTVGVTVKNESSVEIDMLDSDDFYSYHGGLIACVRASSGEKPVAVAGLTADPERPETTCVETELARVMRSRILNPKWLEGLKRHGYKGAQEISTTFDTLFGWDASAQAASNWMYDAMARRFLLEEETRKWMEQVNDAAVLQLSERLLEAHQRGMWQAQDGDLKAVRRIYMDMEGVMEDGYQ, from the coding sequence ATGCTGCGCTTTCTCTTTGTACTTATGAACGAACACCGCCTCTGGGGCGCGCCCCGGGCCCTGGAGCGCCTGGAGCGGCGCTGGCCCGGGGCGTTCGACGCCCGCGTCTACTCCGTGCGGGAGGTGAACGCCGACGCCGCGCTGGAGGCGCGGCTCCTGGCCGACGCGGAGGCGGCGGACATGGCCGTGGTGGCCTCCCACGGCTCCATCCAGAACCTGTTCTGCTTCACCCGCCTGTGGGAGAGGTTGGAGGGGCGGCGGCCGGTGTATTTCTCCTCCACCATGGGGGACGAGCTCTCCGAGCTGCTCCCCCGGCTGGGGCTGCCGCCGCAGACATACGCCGCGCTCGATTCCTACTACCAGGCGGGCGGCGCGGAGGATTTGGCGCAGCTTATGCTCTGCGCCGCCAACGCCTGCTTCGGCGGGGACTACCCCCTGCTTCCCCCAGCACCCCCCTGCGGGCAGGGGGTGTATACACAGCAGGGCTTTCTCCCGCCCGAAGCGGAGGAGGACTACAGGGCGCGCATGGGGGCCGAGACGCGGCCCGTCATCGGGGTGCTCATCCACGAGCACTACGCCAGGACCGGCAACCTGGAGCACGTGGACGCCCTGCTGCGGGCCATCGAGGCCAGGGGCTGCGTGCCCTACGCGGTGTCCGACTCCTTTGCCGCCGACCACGACGGGGAGCGCGGCCTCCTCTACCGCATGGAGCGGGCCTACCGCCGCCCGGACGGCACGGCCATCCCCGCCGCCCTGGTGGCCGCCTACGGCTTTTCCATCACCACCCTGTCCGGCCGGGCCTACCAGGCGGGGCGGCCGCCGGAGAGCGTGTTTGCGGACTGGGGCCTGCCCGTGATCCAGGCCCTCACCACCTACTTCAGCGCCGACGAGTACCGGCGGGACGTCCGGGGGCTCGACCTGGTCTCCCTGCCCATCTGCGTCTACCAGCCGGAGTTTGACGGACAGCTCATCTCGGTGCCCTTCGCCGTCACCGAGCGCGCGGCGGACGGCAGGAAGGTATGCCGCCCCCTGCCCGGCCGGGTGGCGCGGGTGGCCGAGCTGGCCTGCCGCTGGGCGGGCCTGGCCCGCAAGCCCATGGAGGAGAAGCGCATTGCGGTTATCTTTCACAATATGCCGCCCAGGAACGACACCATCGGCAGCGCCCACGGGCTGGACACGCCGGAGACCGTGTACCAGGTGGTGCGGGCGCTGGAGGCCCGGGGCCTGCGCACGGCGTACTCCTTTGAAAGCGGCGCGGAGATCATCGGGCGCATCCGGGCGGCGGTGACCAACGACGGCAGGTGGCTCTCACCGGAGGCGGCCCTGGCCCGGGCGGCGGCCACGGTGGACGCCGCACAGTACCGGACCTGGTTCGACCGCCTGCCCCCGGAGACCCAGGCGCAGATGGAGGAGGCCTGGGGCCCGGCCCCGGGCACGGTGATGGCCGCGGACGGGCGGATCGTCATCCCGGGGATTTTAAACGGCAGCCTCTTCGTGGGCGTGCAGCCCCTGCGCGCCGGCCCGGAGGAGGCGGAGGCGCTCTACCACAGCACGGACAGCACCCCGCCCCACTCCTACCTGGCCTTTTACCGCTGGGTGGACGAGGCGTTCAAGGCGGACGCGGTGCTCCACGTGGGTACCCACGGCACCCTGGAGTGGCTGCCCGGCAAGGAAATCGGCCTGTCCGGCGGCTGCTTCGGGGACATCTGCATCGGCGGCATGCCCCACCTGTACATCTACAACATCGACATCGTGGGGGAGGGGATGCAGGCCAAGCGGCGCTCCTACGCCTGCGTCACCGACCACCTGATCCCCTCCATGGACGAGTCGGACACCTACGGCGCGCTGACCACCCTGGACCAGGCCGTGGACGAGTACTACCACGCCCTCCAGGCGCGCCCCGCCCAGGCCCCCGAGCTGGCGCGGCGGATCTTCGCGCTGGCGGAGGAGCTGGAGCTGACCGGCGACCTGAAGACGGACCGGGCCGGGCTGGAGGCCGACCCGGCGGCGGGGGTGGGCCTGATCCACCGCTGGGTGAGCCGCATCAAGACCTCCATGACCCGGGACGGCCTGCATATCTTCGGCCGGACGCCGGAGGGGGAGCGCTTCGACCAGCTGGCCCGGGCGCTGGTTCGGGTGCCCAACGGGGCGGTCCCGGCCCTGAACGACAGCATCCTGGCGGCCCAGGGCTGGGACGCGGAGGCGCTGCGGGCGGAGCCGGAGCGGCTCTGGCCCGACGGGCGCACCGGCAGGCGCATCCAGGACGGGGCCGTGGATACCGCCCGGCGGATCTTTGCCCGGCTGTCCGGGGCCGGGTACGACCCCGGGCGGGTGCCGGAGATCCTGGCGCAGGAGGATTTCCCCGGCGACGCGGGGCCTCTGCGCACGGTGCTGGACTATGTGTGCCGCCAGGTGGTCCCCCGGCTGGAGCACACCCGGGACGAGATGGCGCTGCTGCTGGCGGGCTTCGACGGGCGCTTCGTCCCGCCCCTGCCCGGCGGCAGCCCCTCCCGTGGGAACGTGCACATCCTGCCCACCGGCCGCAATTTCTACGCCATCGATCCCGCCGCCGTCCCCGGCAGGGCGGCCTGGTCGGTGGGGCGGCGGCTGGCGGAGCAGGCGATCTCCGCCTACCGGGCGGAGAAGGGGGAGCAATGGCCGGAGAGCGTGGCCATCGTGGTCTACTCCGACGAGTGCATGAAGACCCACGGGGAGGATGTGGCCGAGGTCTTTGCCCTGATGGGCGTGCGGCCGGTGTACCTGGGCCAGAGCAGCAAGGTGGTGGGCGTGCAGCCCATCCCGCTGGCCGAGCTGGGGCGGCCCCGCATCGATACGGTGCTGCGCATCAGCGGCCTGTTCCGGGACACCTTCCCCAACGTGGTGGAGCTGGTGGAGCGGGCCGTGCTGGCGGTGGCGGCGCTGGACGAGGACCCGGAGTGGAACTTTGTAAAAAAACACACCGACCGGGAGCGGGAGCGCCTGGTGGCGGAGGGCCTGAGCGAGAACGAGGCCGCCGACCGGGCGGCCCTGCGGGTGTTCGGCTGTCCGCCCGGCACCTACGGCGCGGGAGTCAGCAAGGCCGTCCACAGCCGCAACTGGGAGAGCTGGGAGGATCTGAGCCGGGTGTACGCGCTGTGGAGCTGCCACGGCTACAGCAGCCGCTTCCACGGGCAGGCCATGCCGGAGCTGTTCCGGTCCCGGCTGTCCACGGTGGGGGTGACCGTGAAGAACGAGTCCTCGGTGGAGATCGATATGCTGGACAGCGACGACTTTTACAGCTATCACGGGGGGCTCATCGCCTGCGTCCGGGCCAGCAGCGGGGAGAAGCCGGTGGCCGTCGCGGGCCTGACCGCCGACCCGGAGCGGCCGGAGACCACCTGCGTGGAAACCGAGCTGGCCCGGGTCATGCGCAGCCGCATCCTCAACCCCAAGTGGCTGGAGGGGCTCAAGCGCCACGGCTACAAGGGGGCCCAGGAGATCTCCACCACCTTCGACACCCTGTTCGGCTGGGACGCCTCGGCCCAGGCGGCCTCAAACTGGATGTACGACGCCATGGCCCGCCGGTTCCTGCTGGAGGAGGAGACCCGGAAGTGGATGGAGCAGGTCAACGACGCGGCGGTGCTCCAGCTGAGCGAACGCCTGCTGGAGGCCCACCAGCGGGGCATGTGGCAGGCGCAGGACGGGGATCTGAAGGCCGTGCGGCGCATCTATATGGACATGGAGGGGGTCATGGAGGACGGCTACCAATGA
- a CDS encoding putative magnesium-chelatase, with product MDRPVYPFTAVVGQARVKRALLYLAVEPRIGGVLLCGEKGTAKSTLVRALGALEGVRLVELPLSATEDMLLGGIDLDTAVRTGRRAFQPGLLPRADGALLYADEVNLLPAALTAGLLDALETGVCRVERDGISRVCPARFALVGTMNPEEGALRPQLLDRFGLYVAVRGEAEAADRKEIVRRLLDFEADPAGFRARWAGRERRLAQRLAQARALLPGVAVGEAEEQAACRLARQANAAGHRAELAILHTARAAAALAGRSYINLEDLNEAAELALPHRRREGADAPAPGAGSGAPGEEPQGGPPPAEQGTGEDGRAERPLEGDGAPEEEREGPAPEGEGEAPERLEHGQALYEIRTLPPRRPDRLERRGSGRRNKTRSSALRGRAVGDRPPHGRTEDLAVSATLRAAAPHQLARGAAEAGLVVLPCDFREKIRESRMGADIVFAVDASGSMGAARRMKEVKEAVLSMLLDSYQKRDRVGMVVFRGGEARTVLDLTRSVERAQRELQSLPTGGRTPLAAGLEEARRLLERQRRRARESMPLLVLITDGRANFSHGGDPVEEALRAARQVAESGIPAVVVDTERQFISLGLAAQVAGAMDAPCYRVEDLRSRPLAQLVRRHSPAAG from the coding sequence ATGGATAGGCCCGTGTACCCCTTCACCGCCGTGGTGGGCCAGGCGCGGGTAAAGCGCGCGCTGCTCTATCTGGCTGTGGAGCCCCGCATCGGCGGGGTGCTTCTGTGCGGGGAGAAGGGGACGGCCAAGTCCACCCTGGTGCGGGCGCTGGGGGCGCTGGAGGGCGTCAGGCTGGTGGAGCTGCCCCTCAGCGCCACCGAGGACATGCTGCTGGGCGGCATCGATCTGGATACGGCGGTGCGTACGGGCCGGCGGGCCTTCCAGCCCGGCCTGCTCCCCCGGGCCGACGGGGCCCTGCTCTACGCGGACGAGGTGAACCTCCTGCCCGCCGCCCTGACGGCGGGACTGCTGGACGCGCTGGAGACCGGCGTGTGCCGGGTGGAGCGGGACGGGATCTCCCGGGTGTGCCCGGCCCGGTTCGCCCTCGTCGGCACGATGAACCCCGAGGAGGGCGCGCTCCGGCCCCAGCTTCTGGATCGCTTCGGCCTGTATGTGGCGGTGCGCGGGGAGGCGGAGGCTGCGGACCGCAAGGAGATCGTCCGGCGGCTGCTGGACTTCGAGGCCGACCCGGCGGGCTTCCGGGCGCGGTGGGCCGGGCGGGAGCGCAGGCTTGCCCAGCGGCTGGCCCAGGCCCGGGCCCTGCTGCCCGGCGTGGCCGTGGGGGAGGCGGAGGAGCAGGCCGCCTGCCGGCTGGCCCGGCAGGCCAATGCCGCCGGCCACCGGGCGGAGCTGGCCATCCTGCATACGGCCCGGGCCGCGGCGGCATTGGCGGGGCGGAGCTACATCAATCTGGAGGACCTGAACGAGGCGGCGGAGCTGGCCCTCCCCCACCGCAGGAGGGAGGGCGCGGACGCCCCGGCCCCCGGAGCGGGGAGCGGGGCGCCTGGGGAGGAGCCCCAGGGCGGACCCCCGCCTGCCGAGCAGGGGACAGGGGAAGACGGCCGCGCCGAACGCCCCCTTGAGGGGGACGGCGCCCCGGAGGAGGAGCGGGAGGGCCCCGCCCCGGAGGGGGAGGGCGAGGCCCCGGAGCGGCTGGAGCACGGGCAGGCCCTCTACGAGATCCGGACCCTGCCCCCCAGGCGGCCCGACCGCTTGGAGCGCCGGGGCAGCGGCCGGCGGAACAAGACCCGCTCCTCCGCGCTGCGGGGGAGGGCCGTGGGGGACCGTCCGCCCCACGGCAGGACGGAGGATCTGGCGGTAAGCGCCACCCTCCGGGCCGCCGCGCCCCACCAGCTGGCCCGCGGGGCGGCGGAAGCCGGGCTGGTGGTGCTGCCCTGCGATTTCAGGGAGAAGATCCGGGAGAGCCGGATGGGGGCGGACATCGTGTTTGCCGTGGACGCCAGCGGCTCCATGGGGGCCGCACGGCGGATGAAGGAGGTCAAGGAGGCGGTGCTCTCCATGCTGCTGGACTCCTACCAGAAGCGGGACCGGGTGGGCATGGTGGTGTTCCGGGGCGGGGAGGCCCGCACCGTGCTGGATCTGACCCGCAGCGTGGAGCGGGCCCAGCGGGAGCTGCAGAGCCTGCCCACAGGCGGGCGCACCCCCCTGGCCGCCGGGCTGGAGGAGGCCCGCCGCCTGCTGGAGCGGCAGCGCCGCCGGGCGCGGGAGTCCATGCCCCTGCTGGTGCTGATCACCGACGGGCGGGCCAATTTCAGCCACGGGGGCGACCCGGTGGAGGAGGCCCTGCGCGCCGCCCGGCAGGTGGCCGAATCCGGCATCCCGGCGGTGGTGGTGGACACGGAGCGGCAGTTCATTTCGCTGGGACTGGCCGCCCAGGTGGCCGGGGCCATGGACGCGCCCTGCTACAGGGTGGAGGATCTGCGCTCCAGGCCCCTGGCCCAGCTGGTGCGCCGCCACAGCCCGGCGGCGGGATAA
- a CDS encoding magnesium chelatase, which produces MMERYEYPFTALVGQEDLKTALLLNLVDPRLGGVLIRGEKGTAKSTAVRGLAALLDEVEVVEGCPFHCRADGGALCDACSAMPQRRTVSYRRRVVELPVSATEDRVVGSLDLERALKEGVKAFEPGLLAQANGNILYVDEINLLEDHIVDVLLDSAAMGVNTVEREGVSYSHPARFILVGTMNPEEGDLRPQLLDRFGLVAEVRGEPEADARKEVVRRRLAFEDDPAAFCAGWEREQESLRGQIQAAQLRLGRVTLPDALFDAVARVCTQLQVDGHRADITMIKTARALAALEGREEAGEGDLRRAAALALPHRLRRAPFEEAGPVKLDWEALLHG; this is translated from the coding sequence GTGATGGAACGATATGAGTATCCCTTTACGGCGCTGGTGGGCCAGGAGGATTTGAAGACGGCCCTGCTGCTCAATCTGGTGGACCCCCGGCTGGGCGGCGTGCTCATCCGCGGGGAAAAAGGGACGGCGAAGTCCACGGCGGTGCGGGGGCTGGCCGCCCTGCTGGACGAGGTGGAGGTGGTGGAGGGCTGTCCCTTCCACTGCCGCGCCGACGGCGGGGCGCTCTGCGACGCGTGCAGCGCGATGCCGCAGCGGCGGACCGTATCCTACCGGCGGCGGGTGGTGGAGCTGCCCGTCAGCGCCACCGAGGACCGGGTGGTGGGCTCGCTGGATTTGGAACGGGCCCTGAAGGAGGGCGTGAAGGCATTCGAGCCCGGTTTGCTGGCCCAGGCCAACGGGAACATCCTCTATGTGGACGAGATCAACCTCCTGGAGGACCACATTGTGGACGTGCTGCTGGACTCCGCCGCCATGGGGGTGAACACCGTGGAGCGGGAGGGGGTCTCCTACAGCCACCCCGCCAGGTTTATCCTGGTGGGCACCATGAACCCGGAGGAGGGGGATCTGCGCCCCCAGCTCCTGGACCGCTTCGGCCTGGTGGCGGAGGTGCGGGGCGAGCCGGAGGCCGACGCCCGTAAGGAGGTGGTCCGCCGCCGCCTGGCGTTCGAGGACGACCCCGCCGCCTTCTGCGCCGGCTGGGAGCGGGAGCAGGAGTCCCTGCGCGGGCAAATCCAGGCGGCCCAGCTCCGCTTGGGCCGCGTGACACTGCCCGACGCCCTCTTTGACGCCGTGGCCAGGGTGTGCACCCAACTCCAGGTGGACGGGCACAGGGCCGACATCACCATGATTAAGACGGCCCGCGCCCTGGCGGCGCTGGAGGGCAGGGAGGAGGCCGGGGAGGGGGATTTGCGCCGCGCCGCGGCCCTGGCCCTGCCCCACCGCCTGCGGCGCGCCCCCTTTGAGGAGGCGGGGCCGGTCAAGCTGGACTGGGAGGCGCTGCTCCATGGATAG
- a CDS encoding magnesium chelatase translates to MNQKLEEITCEVEKAVVGKRTVIQKVLMALLAGGHILLDDVPGVGKTTLALAVSKALGLRYRRIQFTPDVLPSDIVGFSMYDRRTEGFRYVPGVVSDANLLLGDEINRTSSKTQSALLEAMEEGQVTVDGTVHPLQTPFCVIATQNQVGTAGTQPLPNAQMDRFLVQLTIGYPDFESQMEIIRGRQTENPLDGVCQVSDRAAVLALQREVQAVTMKDTLIAYITRLAVASREHPMLQLGISPRGALSVSRMAKACAYLNGRDYVIVEDVRDVFSDVCAHRVLPGQRARMERVDAPQVMAELLDTVKVPNAIG, encoded by the coding sequence ATGAATCAAAAACTGGAAGAAATTACTTGTGAAGTAGAAAAGGCCGTCGTCGGCAAGCGTACGGTCATCCAAAAGGTGCTGATGGCCCTTTTGGCCGGCGGCCACATCCTGCTGGACGACGTGCCGGGCGTGGGCAAGACCACCCTGGCCCTGGCCGTCAGCAAGGCGCTGGGGCTCAGGTACCGCCGCATCCAGTTCACCCCGGACGTATTGCCCTCCGACATTGTGGGCTTCTCTATGTACGACAGGCGCACGGAGGGATTCCGCTATGTCCCCGGCGTTGTGTCCGACGCCAATCTGCTGCTGGGGGACGAGATCAACCGCACCTCCAGCAAGACCCAGTCGGCGCTGCTGGAGGCCATGGAGGAGGGCCAGGTCACCGTGGACGGGACCGTCCATCCGCTGCAAACGCCCTTCTGTGTCATCGCCACCCAAAACCAGGTGGGCACCGCCGGGACGCAGCCCCTGCCCAACGCGCAGATGGACCGCTTTCTGGTTCAGCTCACCATCGGCTACCCTGACTTTGAGAGCCAGATGGAGATTATCCGGGGCCGCCAGACGGAAAACCCTCTGGACGGCGTTTGCCAGGTCTCAGACCGCGCCGCCGTGCTGGCGCTGCAGAGGGAGGTGCAGGCCGTCACGATGAAGGATACGCTGATCGCGTACATCACCCGCCTGGCCGTCGCCTCCCGGGAACACCCCATGCTCCAGCTCGGCATCAGCCCCCGGGGCGCGCTCAGCGTCAGCCGGATGGCAAAGGCCTGCGCCTATCTGAACGGGCGGGACTATGTAATCGTAGAGGATGTAAGAGACGTCTTTTCGGACGTGTGCGCCCACCGCGTCCTGCCGGGGCAGAGGGCCCGGATGGAACGGGTGGACGCCCCGCAGGTCATGGCCGAGCTTTTGGACACCGTCAAGGTTCCAAACGCCATCGGATAA